Proteins found in one Planococcus citri chromosome 2, ihPlaCitr1.1, whole genome shotgun sequence genomic segment:
- the LOC135835666 gene encoding rho GTPase-activating protein gacU-like isoform X2, protein MEICDDQTNSVLNQVDAFRSSWISTNEKLRDANSRIESLEAELSIMKNQLYKTTYQRDILNYTLKQLYGTLRADCKVIDQVQRNLSSFVRVAEQDSPFGSPEQNTIQNLLGLNPITAVESNASNSSEHSQVNSSILNKRDDSPRAKYNKPKVNFAKELGLVTLSSGISTRKTSTLSNVSDQTPISSQRNRSRSRGTAMLYDALSSVNGSVTPAVNNKRRSRKLNNVDPRILSRGRKLDRRSNDDVCDVIVIDYGAESEAVSTKFSDINAARDIQSVDADNYLSPDSSTFPNKKAEENDSNWVKTVDFNNEANVIQQEDGNDASGSNNSTFPTEEINVENGSNPVKTADSNNAGDVQQGAENNNSSSNDLICIISSDEADHQEDEDNCSCLNEPNDTSASLPAGVETADEDGGSNSNMQASLDSLAANAEDGGDNLSSQNTPSTVCSNSNEQDSHGSIVHTQNEGNVLTANTQLSIPTEPISKFPTPYILLSPISELENIVFAAKNDARVSTQKRSHQNEDVEIKTRKRKKIAQVAKPRKEKGNPKKSRKSLESSPFVLELQSTNKSSLASSATVSKLTKNKSVSKKNSVPKKKKVSQHTNLAHADDENAWKCQVCGFVTSTSSSLSGHVRRVCYKKLTTENGTCLVCQKENPAVPNYIAKSALDVHILNNHPDPYPDYLRCPYGNGKCIQHFTSLDAHDKHVQSVHKNEDLSLPFEKIFPGQEFWTCANCGKIFFRSAHLIQHAIQAHPGNRKVFSCGLCDFVTAHPTRLQTHSNKHSSDNYKKKGNGNETGKQ, encoded by the exons CTCGGTGTTGAATCAAGTGGATGCATTCCGTTCAAGTTGGATATCGACGAATGAAAAACTCCGCGATGCCAATAGTAGAATCGAATCGCTCGAAGCAGAATTATCAATTATGAAGAATCAACTCTACAAGACAACTTACCAAAGAGATATTTTGAATTATACACTGAAACAATTGTATGGCACGTTGCGAGCCGATTGTAAAGTAATTGATCAGGTCCAAAGAAATTTATCGTCATTTGTCAGAGTCGCTGAGCAGGATTCTCCTTTCGGGTCTCCTGAACAAAACACCATTCAAAATTTACTAGGCCTGAATCCGATTACAGCCGTAGAAAGCAATGCGTCGAATTCATCAGAACATAGCCAAGTTAAttcgtcaattttgaataaGAGGGACGACTCGCCTCGTGCCAAATATAACAAACCTAAGGTGAATTTTGCAAAAGAATTAGGCCTAGTGACACTTTCTTCCGGCATTTCTACGCGTAAAACATCGACTCTATCTAATGTATCTGATCAAACCCCAATTTCATCTCAAAGAAATCGAAGCCGAAGTCGTGGAACTGCGATGCTTTATGATGCTTTATCAAGCGTAAATGGATCAGTCACGCCAGCTGTGAATAACAAGAGAAGGTCTAGGAAGTTGAATAATGTGGATCCAAGAATTTTATCGCGTGGTCGTAAATTAGATCGCCGTTCAAATGATGATGTATGCGATGTCATAGTAATTGATTATGGTGCCGAATCTGAAGCggtttcaacgaaattttcagaTATTAATGCAGCGAGAGATATTCAAAGCGTAGATGCAGACAACTATTTGAGTCCTGATAGTTCAACTTTTCCTAATAAAAAAGCCGaggaaaatgattcgaattgGGTGAAAACTGTTGATTTTAATAACGAGGCAAACGTTATTCAACAGGAAGATGGAAACGACGCTTCGGGTTcgaataattcaacttttcccACTGAAGAAATTAATGTCGAGAATGGTTCAAATCCGGTGAAAACTGCCGATTCTAATAATGCTGGAGACGTTCAACAAGGAGCTGAAAACAACAATTCGAGTTCAAATGATCTAATTTGTATTATCAGTTCAGACGAAGCTGATCATCAAGAAGATGAAGACAACTGTTCATGTTTGAATGAACCCAATGATACTTCAGCTTCGCTGCCTGCAGGTGTAGAAACAGCGGATGAGGATGgtggttcaaattcaaatatgcAAGCTAGCCTTGATTCACTAGCAGCGAATGCGGAAGATGGTGGCGATAATTTGTCATCTCAAAATACACCAAGTACtgtttgttcaaattcaaatgaaCAAGATAGTCACGGTTCCATAGTTCATACACAAAATGAAGGCAATGTCTTGACTGCGAATACTCAGCTCTCAATTCCGACGGAACCTATTTCAAAGTTCCCCACTCCTTATATCCTTCTTTCGCCGATTTCAGAACTTGAAAACATCGTATTCGCAGCCAAAAATGACGCCCGTGTTTCCACTCAAAAAAGGAGTCATCAGAATGAAGACGTGGAAATAAAAACAAG GAAGAGGAAGAAAATAGCTCAAGTTGCTAAACCTAGAAAAGAGAAAGGTAACCCTAAAAAGTCGAGAAAGTCGCTCGAGTCCTCGCCGTTTGTATTGGAGTTACAGTCAACGAACAAATCAAGCCTGGCTTCGTCTGCAACGGtttcaaaattgacgaaaaacaaaagtgtttctaaaaaaaattcagtgccAAAGAAGAA AAAAGTAAGTCAACATACGAACCTTGCTCACGCCGATGATGAAAACGCTTGGAAGTGCCAAGTTTGTGGATTCGTCACATCAACATCGAGTTCACTTTCGGGCCATGTACGGCGAGTTTGTTACAAGAAACTAACCACAGAAAATGG aaCATGCCTGGTATGCCAGAAGGAAAATCCCGCGGTTCCAAATTATATAGCAAAGTCCGCTcttgatgtacatattttgaacaatCATCCTGATCCGTATCCTGACTATTTGCGCTGCCCCTATGGTAATGGAAAATGCATACAGCACTTCACTTCGTTAGATGCTCATGATAAACATGTGCAAAGTGTTCACAAAAATGAAGATTTGAGCCTaccgtttgaaaaaattttcccaggACAAGA GTTTTGGACGTGcgcaaattgtggaaaaattttcttcc
- the LOC135835666 gene encoding uncharacterized protein LOC135835666 isoform X1 yields MEICDDQTNSVLNQVDAFRSSWISTNEKLRDANSRIESLEAELSIMKNQLYKTTYQRDILNYTLKQLYGTLRADCKVIDQVQRNLSSFVRVAEQDSPFGSPEQNTIQNLLGLNPITAVESNASNSSEHSQVNSSILNKRDDSPRAKYNKPKVNFAKELGLVTLSSGISTRKTSTLSNVSDQTPISSQRNRSRSRGTAMLYDALSSVNGSVTPAVNNKRRSRKLNNVDPRILSRGRKLDRRSNDDVCDVIVIDYGAESEAVSTKFSDINAARDIQSVDADNYLSPDSSTFPNKKAEENDSNWVKTVDFNNEANVIQQEDGNDASGSNNSTFPTEEINVENGSNPVKTADSNNAGDVQQGAENNNSSSNDLICIISSDEADHQEDEDNCSCLNEPNDTSASLPAGVETADEDGGSNSNMQASLDSLAANAEDGGDNLSSQNTPSTVCSNSNEQDSHGSIVHTQNEGNVLTANTQLSIPTEPISKFPTPYILLSPISELENIVFAAKNDARVSTQKRSHQNEDVEIKTRKRKKIAQVAKPRKEKGNPKKSRKSLESSPFVLELQSTNKSSLASSATVSKLTKNKSVSKKNSVPKKKIYCCKFCNETFDNTRKVSQHTNLAHADDENAWKCQVCGFVTSTSSSLSGHVRRVCYKKLTTENGTCLVCQKENPAVPNYIAKSALDVHILNNHPDPYPDYLRCPYGNGKCIQHFTSLDAHDKHVQSVHKNEDLSLPFEKIFPGQEFWTCANCGKIFFRSAHLIQHAIQAHPGNRKVFSCGLCDFVTAHPTRLQTHSNKHSSDNYKKKGNGNETGKQ; encoded by the exons CTCGGTGTTGAATCAAGTGGATGCATTCCGTTCAAGTTGGATATCGACGAATGAAAAACTCCGCGATGCCAATAGTAGAATCGAATCGCTCGAAGCAGAATTATCAATTATGAAGAATCAACTCTACAAGACAACTTACCAAAGAGATATTTTGAATTATACACTGAAACAATTGTATGGCACGTTGCGAGCCGATTGTAAAGTAATTGATCAGGTCCAAAGAAATTTATCGTCATTTGTCAGAGTCGCTGAGCAGGATTCTCCTTTCGGGTCTCCTGAACAAAACACCATTCAAAATTTACTAGGCCTGAATCCGATTACAGCCGTAGAAAGCAATGCGTCGAATTCATCAGAACATAGCCAAGTTAAttcgtcaattttgaataaGAGGGACGACTCGCCTCGTGCCAAATATAACAAACCTAAGGTGAATTTTGCAAAAGAATTAGGCCTAGTGACACTTTCTTCCGGCATTTCTACGCGTAAAACATCGACTCTATCTAATGTATCTGATCAAACCCCAATTTCATCTCAAAGAAATCGAAGCCGAAGTCGTGGAACTGCGATGCTTTATGATGCTTTATCAAGCGTAAATGGATCAGTCACGCCAGCTGTGAATAACAAGAGAAGGTCTAGGAAGTTGAATAATGTGGATCCAAGAATTTTATCGCGTGGTCGTAAATTAGATCGCCGTTCAAATGATGATGTATGCGATGTCATAGTAATTGATTATGGTGCCGAATCTGAAGCggtttcaacgaaattttcagaTATTAATGCAGCGAGAGATATTCAAAGCGTAGATGCAGACAACTATTTGAGTCCTGATAGTTCAACTTTTCCTAATAAAAAAGCCGaggaaaatgattcgaattgGGTGAAAACTGTTGATTTTAATAACGAGGCAAACGTTATTCAACAGGAAGATGGAAACGACGCTTCGGGTTcgaataattcaacttttcccACTGAAGAAATTAATGTCGAGAATGGTTCAAATCCGGTGAAAACTGCCGATTCTAATAATGCTGGAGACGTTCAACAAGGAGCTGAAAACAACAATTCGAGTTCAAATGATCTAATTTGTATTATCAGTTCAGACGAAGCTGATCATCAAGAAGATGAAGACAACTGTTCATGTTTGAATGAACCCAATGATACTTCAGCTTCGCTGCCTGCAGGTGTAGAAACAGCGGATGAGGATGgtggttcaaattcaaatatgcAAGCTAGCCTTGATTCACTAGCAGCGAATGCGGAAGATGGTGGCGATAATTTGTCATCTCAAAATACACCAAGTACtgtttgttcaaattcaaatgaaCAAGATAGTCACGGTTCCATAGTTCATACACAAAATGAAGGCAATGTCTTGACTGCGAATACTCAGCTCTCAATTCCGACGGAACCTATTTCAAAGTTCCCCACTCCTTATATCCTTCTTTCGCCGATTTCAGAACTTGAAAACATCGTATTCGCAGCCAAAAATGACGCCCGTGTTTCCACTCAAAAAAGGAGTCATCAGAATGAAGACGTGGAAATAAAAACAAG GAAGAGGAAGAAAATAGCTCAAGTTGCTAAACCTAGAAAAGAGAAAGGTAACCCTAAAAAGTCGAGAAAGTCGCTCGAGTCCTCGCCGTTTGTATTGGAGTTACAGTCAACGAACAAATCAAGCCTGGCTTCGTCTGCAACGGtttcaaaattgacgaaaaacaaaagtgtttctaaaaaaaattcagtgccAAAGAAGAA AATATATTGTTGCAAATTCTGTAATGAGACGTTTGATAATACTAGAAAAGTAAGTCAACATACGAACCTTGCTCACGCCGATGATGAAAACGCTTGGAAGTGCCAAGTTTGTGGATTCGTCACATCAACATCGAGTTCACTTTCGGGCCATGTACGGCGAGTTTGTTACAAGAAACTAACCACAGAAAATGG aaCATGCCTGGTATGCCAGAAGGAAAATCCCGCGGTTCCAAATTATATAGCAAAGTCCGCTcttgatgtacatattttgaacaatCATCCTGATCCGTATCCTGACTATTTGCGCTGCCCCTATGGTAATGGAAAATGCATACAGCACTTCACTTCGTTAGATGCTCATGATAAACATGTGCAAAGTGTTCACAAAAATGAAGATTTGAGCCTaccgtttgaaaaaattttcccaggACAAGA GTTTTGGACGTGcgcaaattgtggaaaaattttcttcc